gtttggcaagaggacaactttgtagcaagtggaaaacttgaagaaaaggtaaggattttaccattttcatgccatgaaatatatgtatatatgttgtggtgtgtggaaatgaatgaaaagtatgaaaattttgtgtgttggaagtgcttgtgtttgggccgtgagtatgcttatattacatgtctttgataatttgaattcatgttgtaatttagttgtagtatggtggaaattgtattagaaatgaaagtggaatgaattaatggaagttggagaatattgtatgtggccgtgtggtattgtattggtggtggaatatgaatttactcttgttagtgtgttaagtgtgttatggtgaagtgaatggaaagataacaatctttattgtcatggaaaagtggttattaagttgttgtaggaaaatatgcaactttgttatggtttatgtaaaaatggaaatgaaagtatcaagaggcaaattatgattaatgttgatgaatttggaagacggaaatgtataatgaacttgtatgttgaaggttaagagaattggataagtagtggctttgatggaaagtttgtatgttttgcatatcttatgtatatcttgtgaaaatggtatgatatgcctccgaaatatgttgtaatgatcttgataagtgttgaatatgaaaatggtagggttggtttggaagtgtaaggttgaaatgagagatgtttcgttatgtcggaaagatggctagtgatgccgtATTGTGTGCTGTAATATatgttgttgtcattgatgttgtttctgggttgctgtgttgataaattgagccgagctaagtctcggggatgttatatgtacagaggaaatgctgccgaaatttcggtaggcaagtatgtgttaagttggactatcgaagagtttgaaactaacaaatggtaaacttgaccatttctagattttggacgaaattggagtcgacgccaagcgagcgtaaggcgctatcgaggtatgtgaagcatttccctttattcttaggcatgttctggatgtgataggctcggccgcgagccttaagtacgactccgttcctcggaattcgagacggaaaaccgctccaattccttcagtacaattgaaaccattttcttacaaattgcctttaaagtgaatttttgtacgaaacttccctaaaacggagtcggaacacttccaaacgattatggatgacctcataaggtctattatcagtaatttacatatgttgcctcgagttggtccgaggcagGCCCACAAGGAccgatatcttctgtataactttaaatacttccgttttgtccgattttctcagaaaacatctggactattattttggtcatgatatgactatttttatgcaattcttacaaaatgacttctgaacatctgagaatctgattcttataataatctgtcgtgccttcccaagtaggatataggcgcgtactatgcatactatctggatactctgatttggctcgccgtttggcacccttcagtctgattgagtctgtatgtgagtctatatgtatgtggtttctcattaatctgttcgtggctgtctcaatgcattccttcactgcgtcccgggccaggttctgttatcgtgcatgtttctctgcattgttcaccgcgtccctcggcgtgcgggccgggatctgttatatctgtatgattatgatattatgatctgtgtatggggatggcggccaggatggcatatgatctgatctgattctgtctgtccaccgcgtcccgtactaagaggaccgggttctgttaccgcgcccccagacagggccgggatctgtatatatgtatgcatgtgccatcagcatgtatacaagcacatgcctctgtatgattctgtatgactctgtatgattctgtacgactctgtatgactctgcatgcataattctgtccggcatacttctgtccgtccgtctggattatgattttgtctttatgtccgtatggattctgattccgtatgtccgtatggtttacgattctatcggtctgtctgaaccatgattctgtccgtctgtcgggattatgattccgtccgtccgttcgatttatggttctgtccgctatatatatatatatatatatatgcttccggttcagactatgatcatgtttgttatgtttctgctttgcatactcggtacatttttcgtactgacccccggttcttcgggggctacgctacatgcccgcaggtacagacgcaccaggtgatacgccgccagtgtagggttctgattctgccgttttggagagctcccttgatccggagcgtatacttttggtatatatcttctgtctgctgtatactctgtatgtatggaaactttgggtacggcggggccctgtcccgtcatatgattctgtatgtctgttagaggcctgtagatagatgtgtgggttacgggtttcatctgtttggtaggtacgaacgattttgtgactccgtctgtatgttagcctcatcggcttgtctgtaaatttctgtatgttcaggtatgtatatgttcgcgcgcgtgccgtatctgtatcggcctaattCTGTAaacatctgtttaaaaaaaaaaaaaaaaactgcatggtacgaaattctgttaagtaggtacgtatgggtatccagttaggataccggtcgcggcccacggggttgggtcgtgacagttaatgGGTGCTCGAGCACCAAAACTTAACACATGGGTCCGCCCCTACACTTATTGTACCGGGACGTATTTTAAAGATTTTTTTCCCGTCTCCCACTCGCCTCTGAGCAAATTATCCCAAGCATTTTATCATATTTTCAAGTGgagatttttaatttaaaaaaaaaattatggtctATAGGGATTAGGAACATCAATAGTTTATGTACAAAATTCTCAatatagtactccctccatcccaaaaaaAAATGTTGCTATGGCTCATTTCACGCCCattaagaaaaaataataaatcatGACATACTTTACTAAGTTACTCAtatttattagattttttttttagaattgatCACTATTAAGAAAAAGAGTTCTTTAATATAAAGGTATAGTTGAAAACAATTAGTACTATTTTTTGTCTTCTAAAACGACAATCATTATTTGCTAgagtgacacttattttggaacagagggagtaacCGTTTATGGGGTTGCCTTTTAACACTAATAATTAGTTGAGAAATGTCAAAACACCAGTGATATAAAAAAGAAGTGCAGCACTACACTAATACAACAAATTATCTCACATCGCCATTTAGCAATGAATTTAACGTCTTTATGATAGTGCCATGCACCAAACTGAGCGCGGAGCTCAGTAATGTGAGCTTGTAACCCAAGTGGGAACATGAAGGTTATGGGATATTGAGCTGTACCAAAAAAGGTTGGGCTTGATTGGCAAATTTCTGGCCTGCCCTATCCAAGCAGGGAGTCGGATCATGTGGCCCGAGTGAAAAGATGAGCTTCTTGATCCCTGGGCTTGTGGCCTATTAATTATTCTTCACACAAAAAAGTTTCAAAAGCTTATATGGTCTTTGTTCAGCTTTTAATCATTTGGTTTCATTTTGAACACCTTCCCAAAATGTAGGGGTGTACATGAACCGGAttggttcgaattttttaaaGACCAAATCAATTACATCGGATTTTTTAAagaccaaatcaaatcaattacatcgggttttttaaagaccaaaccaaaTTAATTACATTGGGTTTTTAACCTCGGGTTGTCTCGATTTTTTCGGGTTGCTCGGGTTTTTTCCGGTAAAGTCTccatacaaaatatataacttgtacttcaaatatttctttagtcctagtaagatagactatctaattaagatatttattaaaaaaataacacaaaacgtgagatgagagatgacattgtactgaaatattcaacgaaaaaaattaatgaaattgcataaataaaatgatcataatctaaaagtactaagttatgctacaataaatacggctaatttataaggcatgtagaaaatgatcataatctaaaagtactacgtcatgctaaaataagcacGATTAAggagtattaattacatgactagatattaaagaaaaaaataagattaagttatgtattttcactttctaaactaatataaaactaaagaataaatatcagCATTATTGTCATTTCAGTGTTATATGAATTACTTTTGTTACATtaatattgatttgatttttgttgagttttatttgagttactaatatcaatgggctataaaacttattggatcattcaaaattctaattcaaagcttgaaataatatgttaaaagacaagaaacattataaataaatatttttatgtataaaatatgtttgaaattttataaatgtaaagtcGGGTTGGTTtaattcggtttgactttttttagttaaaaccaaaccaaaccaatagtgttcgggtttttctttttaaaaccaaacaaaatcaaaccaaatcactagtctggtttttttctcggtttgattcgGATTAtcagtttggtgcggtttgtcggtttgctttgtacacccctatcAAAATGTTTTCATTTTCTTTTGATAAGTTGATTGTATTTTTTGCTCGACACATATTTAGTCACCCGCTATCTTTCAATGAGAAAAAAATCCGTCTCTTATTAATAATTATAACTATTTTTATTGAACTTTacagatttgtttttttttttccttaagtaGTATAATATTGGACTGATGAGTACCTAGCTAATTCAACTGCTGCCCATTTATTTTTCAATTTCCGCCCGAAATCTTCTCTAATTATTTGTGTTTGTTACTTACTCATGTCTATTTAGGCTAGCAGTGTCATTTGGAATACATGCATTTAAGCATATAGAGATCGACATAGTTAATCAAAGGGGTTTGTTTTTATCGACTAAATTAATTTCCTATTTTCTAAATGTGGTAACTGCAATGCAAAGTAAACCATTTCTCAAACCACACGAGCACGTGCCATACTTGCAATGGCTAAGGCATTGTTGATCCAACTTTAAACGAAGGGCAAAACCATTAGAAAATCATAAGGACAATTTTGGACTTTATTCCTAAATGAATGAGTTAATCTCACTTTACCCCCTTAACATTTAAGAGTTGAGAAACAATATCTCCTTCCACATTTTGAATGAAAACGATAACCCTCTTATTGCAATATTTTCCAATGAGATtcttttttcttcacaaaaatcttttttttttctagaactaAAATACGAAATAACTCCTATTTTATTGATAATATACACCTTCATATCCAAAGGAATATAAGACCATTAGATTATAATTATTCCTCGATCTCTATATAATAACAACTAAATATTTAtctaaataaaaacaaaaaaaaagtggcgCACATTTTCTTCAGCATAAATGAGGTCCAACAAGGATTTTTGATATTTTtaacttctttttgtttttttattttcaacatAAAAAATTAGCTAAGAAAACGAGGTTTAACAAGAATAACAGGCATGTTCAATCTTCCGTTGCTCTTTTGAATTAGAGTGAACACAATGCTTGTTATTTGATTTTTATACCAGTGGTTAAAGTCACCCTATGCACCCTGAATCATCAAAATTTGCCAAAACGTGACATTTTCCCTTCTGATTGTTGCAAGTTGGACCTTATTTTTTTAGCTAAAGTTTTATGTTGAAAAtgcaaaaagaaataaaaagtgaaaaatatcaaaatattGCTGTGAACTTCATTTatgctgaaaaaaaaaaaaagaaggtaagCCGCAGATTTTGTATGTTTTTGTTTAGACAAATATATGTTTAGTCTTATTATATAGAGATCATGGAAAAATTATATATAATGGTCTTATATTTCTCAGGATATGACGAGACATGTGGATAAAATAATTTACTTTCACATTTCAATTAtagaaaaagaataaaaaaaaaaaatcaccaaaaAATATTATTTAAGGGGTTACCGTTCCCAATCTAAATGTGGAGGGTATCGCTTGCAACTCTTAAAAGGTTAATCACTCTAGATAAATGAACACGTCAAATAGTCAACGATTGTGACACTTATTAGTCCATGGAGAAAGGAGATGCAACCAAGATTCATATAGTAGGCATGTGATCTTCCTTTCCCTCCAATAGGGAGATGCGAAAGAGAATAAAACCGTGTCGACACCTTCGAGCAAATGCTAGCTGTCAGTGCCACTCATTAATTTTAAATTTGGGTGTATTTGTTTGTCTTTCGAATGTGAGTTCTTTACTCTCTTTTTAATGagcaaataaaagtaaaatttatGAAAATGAAAAGCTTGGCTGGTGAACATGAAGCCCACTAGCTAAATTTAATAAAGATTTCTTTCCAAAGAAGAATTGACTTCATCTCGGTCAAAGTCTACGTAAATGATTATTCAATTGGAATTTTATATTTGTACGGACAACAATAAACAATATACACACTTACCACTTTAGTTGAGTTATACATGCAGATGTTGGGAGTTTATTCCTTAGAACCCCATGTTTACAAATTATAAATATCCCATACACCTGTTGATCTGTGGATTTTCTTACGACTCAACAAAATAGCCTTTTCAACATCTCAATCTAGCAGTAAACTTGCAGTTTTTCTGTGAATAGCCTTTTCATGCTTTAATTTGCTGTtgcattttttcatttttccttaAAACCAGAGGATTTTAACCTTGAAAATGCTGGATAATAGATTCCTGGATGAAGCTCCATCATACGAGGTTTGATGTTCTTGCTTCTGATAGTATATACTGCTATTATATACTTTGTCTTATAAAATATTATTCTGATAGTACGATAGACCGTTGTGGTTCGACCCTTCTCCGACCCCGTGCATAACGGAGgttagtgcaccgggctgtcccttttattcttATTGTTAATACTATTAATGTAGTTTCATTATAGTTTGATTAAGTGCTTTGATGTTAGATTTTCTTACTCTTCCTTTTTTGGCTTTTCAGATAGAACTGTAGATTTATTTCTCAATATCTGATTGCACATGCACCCAGGCCCCGGCCCTTTTTGCTTGTTCATATTATTCTTTATAGTGTGTCAAGAAATATTTTGGCTATAACACTTGCATGCACATGCACCCATGAATCTCGTTCAGTGTTTGTACTTTACATAGATCTAACGCCAGATGATGACAACTATCATTGGGATTTGTGAATCAAAGTGAATGACTAGAGACATGATTTAGTTTAGCTACATTGAAATTTGATTTATTGCCTGCTGTTCTTTAGGTACATCAATATATAATTTAAGATCTGTAGTTATTTAGCCTCTTAACAAGAAGCTAGCTGCTATCCATACACAAGAAGATCAATTTCCTCATGACTTCCTTAAGTTCTGTGAAATTTAATTTGTTATGTACTTTTTGTTGATGAGATATTTGCAATTAAATCATGTTCTAAAGAAAAAAGTTTAAAGTTTGAATATTCATCTCAACACATTTGAAATGTTGAATACAGGACCAATTATCAGAAGATGAGATCGAGGATGTGGTTCATGCTGTTAAGCTCTCTCTTCAAGAATCGGAGAGAAAACAAATATACATGGGTGGTAAGGGCTGTTAACAATGTATCCTTTTCTTCTAACTTCTTTTAAGCAAACGTCCTAAGCAGGCGAAGTCCAACATTgacaaatacatatatttatagttTGGACATCGGCAAAAACAAAAACTCCTATTTGGTTATGCATTTTCCTTTGAGCTGGGATTGCTTCCTCTAGGGAAAAGCACCTGCTCTAATTTTAGCTTAAACCCacaattttcataattttaaAGCTTCAAAACTTCTCTTGCTTATTTTGCTTGAGCTTTTATATCCTTACAAGAAGTTTCCTCGGGCAATCTATAGATTTGGTCACGTTTTTTCAGATGAGGAGTCATCCCAGATTGATGAGGCAGAAGAGCTTGCAAAAGCATTGGAACAAAGCATAATATCCTCTAAAGAGTCGAGGTAATCACGGACTTATCTCTTACTAAGAAATTTTTAGCAGCTTTTGGGAATTCAGCATTTCCATCTAAGGAGAAGATTGGGCTTCACCGCACTTACTTCTCTGCCATAGTTTTGATAAGAATGTAGTAATGAGACCTTAATGTGAATCTTATTTGAGACTGATACTTTAAGGATGATAAGTCTTTTCAAGGAAATGATCAGGATTTAAATGAAAGATGTTCTGCACATATGTTTTCTAATTTCTACACACTTCACTATGACGAGCTCTGAAACATACTATCCCAACTCATGATAGGATTTGGCTGAACACCTTTTTTCTCATTTGTAAAACTACACCAGTTCCATGTTATTCAACCAAAACATGCAATATTCCATCAATTTCATGATATATTGCTCAGTTTCATTTTGGTTGTTGGAGGATTATGTCTCTGCTAGCAGGTGGTACAAAAATAGGAAAATACTTCTTTGTAGACCTGTTCATCTTTGTGACATGATGATCTTTCTAAATCATCCCAGAACAATCTACTTTCAATTAACCAGGGACTAGTTTCAGGAGACAGGGAGGTGATAGTTATGAAAGCAAAACTAGTATAACCATTTTGTTATATGTCACATTTGTGTAATTGTCCTATTTCACTCCCCTTTACTAATCAAAAGTTTTACATCAATACAGCACCAGTACTGGATGCATAGGACTGAAATGGTGGAAGGTTTTCAAGGAGTATAAGCCATTTGGACATACATCAAAGTAAGTGTAACACAACTAAAGTTCCTGTAAAGAgttgagattttttttggaattgACTGGTAGTTGTCTATgcgaagaaaaggaaaaagaaaaaaaagaaaaaaaacatgcTTCTCTGGTTCTCTTTGATAAACCTAATTGTCATAAGAAGGAAAAGAAATGTAAGAGAAGGCTAACTATCGTTCTGGAAGCTATAGCGAGAAGTATAAGAAAGAAAGAATTCTGCAGTAGTTTTTCTTTTTACCAGAATGTGAATTCTGCAGTAGTTTTTCTTTTTACCTGAATGTTTTCTTCTCCATTACTATTCAATTAAATGTGCATGGTTTTGTACTTTGAAGGGGCACTTCTTCGCCGAGCAAAAGTAGGCAGCGGCGAAATATTACTGTTTGTGATGTTTGTGAGGAACAGGTTTGTGTTATTCCTCAAATGTATCCTTTCTGAACTTCTTCAGTCTTTCTTGCCTTGTAAAGTGTGAAATGCTTAGGAAATATGATTTACCTGTTGCTTCTTTTATGTTTGATTACGGCTTTCTCACACAAAACTTTTTGTATAGATTCGCTCGGCGTGGTTAAGGTGTTACTGGGGCCAGACATACTGTGAAAAGCATATATCTGATGGAACTCCTACATGCTGTAGCTGCTACAGACTCAAGGTTTATAACACTTTATGTATTGAACCTATTGTTCACTAAAATGAGGAAAGGTCAATAAACCGATGTGCTCCGTTGAGCCTGAGGGCACAAAAGTACCTGTTGAATGCAAATATATCTTCCCTTGATTCAATCACATAGAGACAATTATAGACACGCATATAAGTTGGAGTTTTATAATCAACAATAAGGAAATTAGTTGGTGTATTAAGATTCAAAGCAAACTGAATACCTAGTGCACCATATTAACATTAGTATGTTGCCTATTCTCATTGGCTTATTGCAACTGCTGTTCTAGCATACATGAGGCAGTTTAACTAGCAATTGATATCTTCCTAATCGAACTTGAATGCACTCTAGTATCTGTTAGTACACAACTGGCAGATACTAGGATAAAGAGTAAAAGACAGTCTAGTCAAATTGCAGTTATAACATTTTAGTGAAAAATTACCCACCTTTCTGCAGTTAGGAGATATGAAATATATCACTCTGAGTGATGGTCGGAAACTTTGCCCTGACTGTCGTCATACGGCCGTGATGGATCCTGAAGAATGTAAGCCCCTTCTTAATGAAGTGCATAGATTTTTCAAAGGATTAAACATGGAAATCAGATGCTACATTCCAGTTCTGTTAGTTGATGAAGAAGAGATGATCAGAATCTTTAACAAGGTACTTAGAGCAGGTGTCTAGATTAGCAAGAGCAATTATATCATCGAATTTTGTGATAATAATAAAGTTTGGTTGGTTTGCCAGAGAGCACTTGGCCTGACTACTTTTGAGCGTTACCGATTTGAGGCCAGAACTTATGTGAGTATATCTATTTTTGTTACACTTC
The sequence above is a segment of the Lycium barbarum isolate Lr01 chromosome 6, ASM1917538v2, whole genome shotgun sequence genome. Coding sequences within it:
- the LOC132600180 gene encoding protein DA1-related 1-like isoform X1 — translated: MLDNRFLDEAPSYEDQLSEDEIEDVVHAVKLSLQESERKQIYMGDEESSQIDEAEELAKALEQSIISSKESSTSTGCIGLKWWKVFKEYKPFGHTSKGTSSPSKSRQRRNITVCDVCEEQIRSAWLRCYWGQTYCEKHISDGTPTCCSCYRLKLGDMKYITLSDGRKLCPDCRHTAVMDPEECKPLLNEVHRFFKGLNMEIRCYIPVLLVDEEEMIRIFNKRALGLTTFERYRFEARTYVTRSIQKGDDVEVVKDVYHLLPGHRVTSIQLLYGYPKLALGATLAHEMMHAWMQIQGYRGGIPLHIEEGICEVMSHKWIEWHAFVGDEFMNGTSEEAQFLRHLKEYLKDRIEKNYNETYGHGFREVKWAVERYGLRYTMKHIVNTGNLPQ
- the LOC132600180 gene encoding protein DA1-related 1-like isoform X2; this translates as MLDNRFLDEAPSYEDQLSEDEIEDVVHAVKLSLQESERKQIYMGDEESSQIDEAEELAKALEQSIISSKESSTSTGCIGLKWWKVFKEYKPFGHTSKGTSSPSKSRQRRNITVCDVCEEQIRSAWLRCYWGQTYCEKHISDGTPTCCSCYRLKLGDMKYITLSDGRKLCPDCRHTAVMDPEECKPLLNEVHRFFKGLNMEIRCYIPVLLVDEEEMIRIFNKRALGLTTFERYRFEARTYVTRSIQKGDDVEVVKDVYHLLPGHRVTSIQLLYGYPKLQRRNTTTY